A DNA window from Luteolibacter luteus contains the following coding sequences:
- a CDS encoding adenylate kinase family protein, whose translation MPQRFVLLGPPASGKGTQGRRLAEDLGLAYLSTGALLRSAVEEKSELGRKAEPILARGEYLPDELMNPLLGEWLARHSGGWVLDGYPRSVDQVDFLANWLEEKGQQLSAAILLEVPFDELLVRLSNRLECPECRWSGRRQDLNGAGRCPECGGVVAPRADDTPANFRSRFAEYEEHTLPVVARYEREGLLRRFDATHSPDEVAKRFLELVSQLKAHGQAA comes from the coding sequence ATGCCACAACGATTCGTCCTTCTTGGTCCTCCTGCCTCCGGCAAGGGCACCCAAGGGAGGCGTTTGGCCGAGGACCTCGGCTTGGCCTACCTCAGCACGGGTGCCTTGCTGAGGTCGGCGGTGGAGGAAAAATCGGAGCTCGGTCGGAAGGCCGAGCCGATTCTCGCGCGAGGCGAATACCTCCCGGACGAGCTGATGAATCCTCTGTTGGGGGAGTGGCTCGCAAGGCACAGTGGCGGTTGGGTGCTGGACGGTTATCCTCGCAGCGTCGATCAGGTGGATTTCCTGGCCAACTGGCTCGAGGAGAAGGGTCAGCAATTGAGCGCCGCGATCCTGCTCGAAGTGCCCTTCGATGAGTTACTCGTCCGCCTGAGCAACCGCTTGGAGTGCCCCGAATGCCGCTGGTCCGGGCGTCGCCAGGATTTGAATGGTGCAGGCCGTTGCCCGGAATGTGGTGGCGTGGTTGCTCCCCGGGCAGATGATACCCCAGCCAATTTCCGCTCACGCTTCGCTGAGTATGAGGAACACACCCTCCCGGTCGTGGCCCGCTACGAGAGGGAAGGACTGCTCAGGCGATTCGATGCGACCCACAGCCCGGATGAGGTCGCCAAACGTTTTCTAGAACTCGTCAGCCAATTGAAAGCCCATGGCCAAGCGGCATAA
- the map gene encoding type I methionyl aminopeptidase: MAKRHKIKIKTPHEITRMRVAGETASEILMELAKSVKPGVTTLEMDQLAKELMKERDCKSAFLGYRGFKGQICISVNEEVVHGIGGPRKIQPGDVLKLDVGIVKGGWIGDNAVTVAVGDIPDETRRLLIATEESLFAAISYARSGERLADLCGAVEDHVKPLGFTVVREFVGHGVGRDLHEEPQVPNYRPQGKSPILMPGMVLAIEPMVNAGTPSVRILDDGWTVVTADSKPSAHFEHTVLITEGEPELLTWRPRGVPGL; the protein is encoded by the coding sequence ATGGCCAAGCGGCATAAGATCAAGATCAAGACTCCCCATGAGATCACGCGGATGCGCGTGGCCGGGGAGACCGCGAGCGAGATCCTCATGGAACTGGCAAAGTCGGTGAAGCCGGGCGTGACCACGCTCGAGATGGACCAGCTTGCCAAGGAGTTGATGAAGGAGCGAGACTGCAAGAGTGCTTTCCTCGGCTACCGCGGCTTCAAAGGACAGATCTGTATCTCGGTAAACGAGGAGGTGGTCCACGGCATCGGCGGCCCTCGCAAGATCCAGCCCGGCGACGTGCTGAAACTGGATGTCGGGATTGTTAAGGGCGGCTGGATTGGCGACAACGCCGTCACGGTAGCTGTCGGAGACATCCCCGATGAAACCCGACGCCTGCTGATTGCCACGGAAGAATCCCTCTTTGCGGCGATTTCTTATGCCCGCTCCGGCGAGCGTCTCGCAGACCTCTGCGGCGCCGTGGAGGATCACGTGAAGCCGCTTGGTTTCACCGTGGTACGCGAATTTGTCGGCCATGGTGTCGGTCGCGACCTGCATGAGGAGCCGCAGGTGCCGAATTACCGTCCACAAGGCAAGAGTCCGATCCTGATGCCGGGAATGGTCTTGGCGATCGAACCGATGGTGAATGCCGGTACGCCTTCCGTCCGGATCTTGGACGATGGTTGGACGGTCGTCACTGCAGACAGCAAGCCTTCTGCCCACTTCGAGCACACCGTCCTCATTACCGAGGGCGAACCGGAGCTGCTGACTTGGCGGCCACGTGGCGTGCCCGGTCTCTGA
- a CDS encoding SMP-30/gluconolactonase/LRE family protein: MTVETVGDYRARWGEGPLWWKDSLLYVDIENHRVIRFDPATGEEEVWEVGERVGTVVPREAGGLVIAGDNGFHFLDTESGKLTALGDPEPDKKPDNRFNDGKCSPDGRFFAGTISLVKKTGDARLYRLDPDLSIHEVFGPVTNSNGIVWSADGRTVYYIDTPRKEVLAFDYEAGHLTNLRSVISTAHHDASPDGMTIDAEGNLWIAFCHGACVACFSPESGQELRKVDLPCLETTACAFGGPDLADLYVTTGLHKSVEEADAGRLFVIRGLGVKGLPSHGFAG, encoded by the coding sequence GTGACCGTTGAAACCGTTGGTGACTACCGTGCCCGCTGGGGCGAAGGCCCTCTGTGGTGGAAGGATTCCCTCCTCTATGTGGACATTGAGAACCATCGAGTGATCCGCTTCGATCCGGCCACCGGCGAAGAGGAGGTCTGGGAAGTGGGCGAGCGTGTCGGTACCGTGGTGCCGCGCGAAGCAGGTGGTCTGGTGATTGCCGGTGACAATGGTTTCCACTTTCTCGACACGGAGAGCGGCAAGCTGACCGCGCTAGGCGATCCGGAGCCGGACAAGAAGCCGGACAACCGCTTCAATGACGGAAAGTGTTCGCCGGACGGTCGCTTCTTTGCCGGCACGATCAGCTTGGTGAAGAAGACCGGGGATGCCCGGCTTTACCGCTTGGACCCCGATCTTTCGATTCACGAGGTTTTCGGTCCGGTCACGAACTCGAATGGGATCGTGTGGAGTGCGGATGGCCGCACGGTTTATTACATCGATACCCCGCGGAAAGAGGTGCTGGCCTTCGACTACGAAGCGGGTCACCTGACAAACTTGCGCAGCGTGATTTCGACCGCTCATCACGACGCTTCTCCGGATGGAATGACCATCGATGCGGAGGGAAACCTGTGGATCGCTTTCTGCCATGGGGCATGCGTCGCATGTTTTAGTCCGGAGAGCGGCCAGGAACTACGGAAGGTCGATCTGCCCTGCCTCGAAACCACCGCTTGCGCCTTTGGCGGACCGGATTTGGCAGATCTCTACGTGACGACTGGCCTGCATAAGAGCGTGGAAGAGGCGGATGCCGGGCGGCTTTTTGTGATCCGCGGCTTGGGCGTGAAAGGCCTTCCCTCGCACGGTTTCGCGGGCTGA
- a CDS encoding DoxX family protein: MMNPQSKSVKIAYWSTTGLFAALMGLSAVSYFANPALKAAFAHVGFPDYFRIELGAAKALGAIALLSPLPRWLKEWAYAGFFITLVSAFIAHANVDGLQGATFAPLVILALAATSYVFFRKRVA; the protein is encoded by the coding sequence ATGATGAATCCGCAATCGAAGAGCGTGAAAATCGCCTATTGGTCCACGACCGGTTTATTCGCCGCGCTGATGGGGTTGAGCGCCGTATCGTACTTCGCGAATCCAGCCCTGAAGGCGGCCTTTGCGCACGTCGGTTTTCCGGACTATTTCCGGATCGAATTGGGGGCTGCAAAAGCTTTGGGAGCGATCGCGCTGCTCTCGCCCTTGCCCCGGTGGCTGAAGGAGTGGGCCTATGCCGGCTTCTTTATCACCTTGGTTTCGGCCTTCATCGCCCACGCAAATGTTGATGGCTTGCAAGGGGCGACCTTCGCGCCTCTCGTGATCCTGGCATTGGCAGCAACGTCTTACGTCTTCTTTCGGAAGCGGGTCGCCTAA
- a CDS encoding DUF1553 domain-containing protein: MLRRLPFLLLSAASSPGAAEKSVSYAFEVRPILSDKCFACHGPDAGKRESGLRIDTAEGASAPLKDSPGSAIVPGDLAKSAAWQRIISKDPEQVMPPPSSHLSLSDEEKAVLEKWIEQGAKYEPHWSFQPLPNEVPVPEPKDPMWAKDAIDRFILSRLDQEDLKPSPAAEPLRWLRRVTLDLTGLPPSLEDIAAFQAAAPSDLPSAKMAIVDRLLASPRFGEHFAVPWLDAARYADSYGYQSDQLTAFWPWRDWVVRSFNANLPVDQFITWQVAGDLLPDATRDQKLATTFNRLHRLTNEGGSVAEEFLVENMADRVHTFGSVFLALTMECTRCHDHKYDPVSMRDYYSLGAFFNSIPERGFYNSQSIQPSPGLLLPDADQEKQLEEARGQAAGAWAVLEKRKAESDADFDAWLANAPSLPATGDLVSHVTFDGDGPAGGLDDGAGAAQAKGNGLARVSGKSGAAVKLDGDTGVSLPGRLEFDRCDSWTVAMTIRDTVGNPAPVVLLHRSFGTDVGFNGVELLLADGHLEARVVRDWPGNAIGVRALQKIPREQWAQVAWSYDGSSSPEGMKLYLDGVLLETEVTADAIWKSIATPGHGDGVATIGQRFRDRGFLGGEVDDLKIFKRALSPLEMSALAEPQRLDAAIADPAASRAVLKEAWLSAVDVVSRDAVARLREARAGVIAAEDAIFEIPVMRDTERPRPAHVLARGAYDAPRGKDNEVTRDTFSQILIPFPQDAPRNRLGLARWLTDSRHPLTARVFVNRVWASFFGSGIVESSDNFGLQGSLPSHPELLDWLARDFIAHGWDLKRLCRQIALSSTYGQDSRMRSDLREKDPANRLLARGPSRRLSSEQIRDFALSASGLMQQRDGGPPVSPYQPGEDLWRESNTMSPAYQRSQGADLYRRSLYSVWKRTAPLPNMLAFDSPTREVCTIRRPQTNTPLQALVLLNDAQFVEAARSLVAKVNPLPPEQRIPAAFESCASRAPSEREAKLLSALHQEQLEVFKADPESAKKILALGDSPAARDLDPVEAAAMTVVCQAILNLDASIWNR, translated from the coding sequence ATGCTTCGCCGATTGCCATTTTTGCTTCTCTCTGCTGCGTCGTCGCCCGGCGCCGCAGAGAAGTCGGTATCGTATGCCTTCGAGGTGCGACCGATCCTCTCCGACAAGTGCTTCGCTTGCCATGGTCCGGATGCGGGGAAGCGCGAATCGGGCCTGAGGATTGATACGGCGGAGGGCGCATCCGCCCCACTGAAGGACTCTCCGGGCAGTGCGATCGTGCCCGGAGATCTGGCGAAGTCTGCGGCGTGGCAGAGGATTATCTCAAAGGATCCGGAGCAGGTGATGCCGCCTCCATCCTCTCACCTCAGCTTGAGCGATGAGGAAAAGGCCGTGCTGGAGAAATGGATCGAGCAGGGGGCGAAGTACGAACCCCACTGGTCTTTTCAGCCGCTGCCGAATGAGGTTCCGGTGCCGGAGCCGAAAGACCCAATGTGGGCGAAAGACGCGATCGATCGCTTTATCCTCTCCCGCCTTGATCAGGAGGATCTGAAACCTTCGCCGGCTGCGGAGCCATTGCGTTGGCTGCGCCGTGTGACTTTGGACCTGACCGGACTGCCGCCTTCGCTTGAAGACATCGCTGCGTTTCAGGCGGCAGCCCCGTCCGATCTGCCTTCGGCGAAGATGGCGATTGTGGATCGCTTGCTAGCGAGTCCGCGTTTTGGCGAACACTTCGCCGTGCCGTGGCTGGACGCCGCCCGCTATGCGGATTCCTATGGCTACCAATCGGACCAGCTTACGGCATTCTGGCCGTGGCGGGATTGGGTGGTGCGTTCGTTCAATGCGAACCTGCCGGTTGACCAGTTCATCACTTGGCAGGTTGCGGGTGACCTTTTGCCGGACGCTACCCGGGACCAGAAACTGGCGACAACTTTCAACCGCTTGCACCGTCTTACAAACGAGGGTGGTTCGGTAGCCGAAGAGTTCCTTGTGGAGAATATGGCAGACCGCGTGCACACCTTTGGCTCGGTCTTTCTCGCGCTGACCATGGAGTGCACCCGCTGCCATGATCACAAGTACGATCCGGTCAGCATGCGGGACTACTACTCGCTGGGTGCGTTCTTCAATTCGATCCCGGAGCGCGGCTTCTACAATTCCCAGTCGATCCAGCCATCGCCCGGCCTTTTACTGCCTGATGCGGATCAGGAAAAGCAGCTGGAGGAGGCGAGAGGACAGGCCGCCGGCGCTTGGGCTGTGCTGGAGAAGCGGAAGGCAGAGAGTGACGCCGATTTCGATGCATGGCTTGCGAATGCCCCATCGCTCCCGGCAACCGGAGACCTCGTGTCCCATGTGACCTTCGATGGCGATGGTCCGGCCGGAGGCCTGGATGACGGGGCGGGCGCTGCCCAAGCCAAGGGCAACGGATTAGCCCGGGTCAGCGGGAAATCGGGAGCTGCGGTGAAGCTGGATGGCGACACCGGAGTGTCTTTGCCAGGACGCTTGGAGTTTGATCGCTGCGATTCCTGGACCGTCGCGATGACGATCCGGGATACCGTGGGGAATCCGGCACCGGTGGTTCTTCTGCACCGCAGCTTTGGAACGGACGTCGGCTTCAACGGCGTGGAACTCTTGCTGGCGGATGGCCATCTGGAAGCACGCGTGGTGAGGGACTGGCCGGGCAATGCCATAGGTGTCCGTGCCCTGCAGAAGATCCCGCGCGAACAATGGGCACAGGTGGCGTGGAGCTACGATGGATCCAGTAGTCCGGAAGGAATGAAGCTCTATCTGGATGGAGTGTTGCTGGAAACCGAGGTGACGGCGGACGCGATCTGGAAATCAATCGCAACGCCGGGCCACGGTGATGGGGTGGCGACAATCGGCCAACGTTTCCGGGATCGCGGCTTTCTGGGTGGGGAGGTGGATGACCTGAAGATCTTCAAGAGAGCTTTGAGCCCGCTGGAGATGTCTGCTCTCGCGGAGCCACAGCGATTGGATGCCGCGATCGCGGACCCGGCGGCGAGCCGTGCGGTCTTGAAGGAGGCGTGGCTTTCGGCAGTAGACGTGGTTTCGCGCGATGCAGTTGCAAGGCTTCGGGAGGCCCGCGCGGGAGTGATTGCGGCGGAAGACGCGATCTTCGAGATCCCGGTGATGCGGGACACGGAGCGGCCGAGACCCGCTCATGTTCTCGCTCGCGGTGCCTACGATGCTCCGCGGGGCAAGGACAACGAAGTCACACGCGACACCTTCTCGCAGATCCTGATTCCCTTTCCACAAGATGCACCGCGGAATCGCTTGGGGCTGGCTCGGTGGCTCACGGACTCCCGGCATCCCTTGACCGCGCGGGTCTTTGTGAACCGCGTGTGGGCGAGTTTCTTTGGAAGCGGGATCGTGGAGTCTTCGGATAATTTTGGCCTCCAAGGTTCGCTGCCGAGTCATCCCGAGTTGCTGGATTGGCTGGCACGAGACTTCATCGCTCACGGTTGGGATCTCAAGCGGCTATGCCGCCAGATCGCGCTGAGCTCGACGTATGGTCAAGATAGCAGGATGCGCTCCGATCTCAGGGAGAAGGATCCGGCGAATCGCCTGCTGGCGCGCGGGCCGTCGCGGCGGCTTTCCTCGGAACAGATTCGGGATTTTGCCCTTTCGGCCTCCGGCTTGATGCAGCAGCGGGACGGCGGCCCGCCGGTTTCTCCTTATCAGCCCGGTGAAGATCTTTGGCGGGAATCGAATACGATGTCGCCAGCGTACCAGCGCTCGCAGGGGGCGGACCTTTACCGGCGTTCGCTTTATTCGGTGTGGAAGCGCACGGCTCCGCTGCCGAACATGCTCGCCTTTGACAGTCCGACCCGTGAGGTCTGTACGATCCGTCGTCCGCAGACGAATACTCCGCTGCAAGCGTTGGTGCTTTTGAATGACGCGCAGTTCGTGGAAGCAGCGCGCTCCCTGGTTGCGAAAGTAAATCCTCTTCCGCCGGAACAGCGCATTCCGGCCGCTTTCGAATCCTGTGCATCGCGTGCTCCCAGCGAGAGGGAAGCCAAGCTGTTGTCCGCGCTGCACCAGGAGCAACTGGAAGTCTTCAAGGCCGACCCTGAAAGCGCGAAGAAGATCCTCGCGCTCGGCGATAGCCCGGCCGCGCGTGATCTCGATCCGGTGGAAGCCGCCGCGATGACCGTCGTTTGCCAAGCGATCCTCAACCTCGATGCCTCGATTTGGAACCGATGA
- a CDS encoding winged helix-turn-helix transcriptional regulator, translating into MSPEHTQHTGETCPASKREILSRIGDKWSLEIVGNLWHGPKRFNELMRSIGGISQRMLTLTLRGLERDGLISRTILPTRPPRVDYELTEMGKTLIDPVHALVTWAINNEARIHACRAKFDAAENS; encoded by the coding sequence ATGTCACCAGAGCACACCCAGCATACCGGAGAGACTTGCCCGGCTTCGAAACGGGAGATCCTCAGCCGTATCGGAGACAAATGGAGCCTCGAGATTGTCGGCAATCTGTGGCATGGCCCGAAGCGCTTCAACGAGCTGATGAGAAGCATTGGAGGGATCTCCCAGCGGATGCTCACGCTGACCCTCCGCGGCCTGGAGAGAGACGGGCTGATCAGCCGGACCATCCTGCCGACACGTCCACCCCGCGTGGATTATGAGCTCACGGAAATGGGCAAAACCCTGATTGATCCGGTTCACGCTCTTGTGACATGGGCCATCAACAACGAAGCGCGGATCCATGCCTGTCGTGCAAAATTCGATGCGGCGGAGAATTCCTGA
- a CDS encoding N-acetylmuramoyl-L-alanine amidase family protein yields MQSTILKSPLILAVLLWLGVGQMIACAWETRTISGREYVAVDGMKEFYNFDSVKRSGNQIIFDKTDPKDKRKGVLLTLRTGSQECFMNKVKFVFSYQVEDNGGRAWISRIDLAKLVDPVLRPNYIANAGAFDTVIIDAGHGGKDPGATNGIGTEAGYNLDVAERLRKLLIAQKYKVIMTRDSNRYLTLQERVDVANRVQGNAIFISIHHNSGGSAARGIETFTLSPVGVSHYGRGLNSSDFQARTGNSHDSANVALATAVHGRVSRRLGKNTFDRGIKRARFSVLTGVKHPSILIECGFMTHQLEARLIHNEAYRNAVAMGISEAIKTYQVAVSKKSTTP; encoded by the coding sequence ATGCAGTCCACTATCCTTAAATCCCCCCTGATCCTTGCCGTGCTGCTCTGGCTCGGGGTGGGCCAAATGATTGCATGCGCATGGGAGACCCGGACCATCAGCGGCCGCGAATACGTGGCGGTGGACGGCATGAAGGAGTTTTACAATTTCGACTCCGTCAAACGTAGCGGCAATCAGATCATCTTCGATAAGACCGACCCGAAGGACAAACGGAAGGGTGTACTTCTGACCCTGCGCACCGGCTCGCAAGAGTGCTTCATGAACAAGGTGAAGTTCGTGTTCAGCTACCAAGTCGAAGACAACGGTGGCCGTGCTTGGATTTCCCGGATCGACCTCGCCAAACTGGTCGATCCCGTGCTTCGGCCGAACTATATCGCCAATGCCGGCGCCTTCGACACGGTCATCATCGATGCCGGTCACGGCGGCAAGGATCCGGGTGCCACCAATGGCATCGGCACCGAGGCGGGCTACAATCTCGATGTCGCCGAGCGCCTGCGAAAGCTTCTCATCGCCCAGAAATACAAGGTGATCATGACCCGCGACTCAAACCGCTACCTGACTTTGCAGGAGCGCGTCGATGTCGCCAACCGCGTCCAGGGGAACGCGATCTTCATCTCTATCCACCACAACTCCGGTGGCAGCGCGGCACGAGGCATCGAGACTTTCACTCTTTCCCCGGTGGGCGTGTCTCACTATGGCCGTGGCCTGAATAGCTCTGACTTCCAAGCTCGCACCGGAAACAGCCACGACTCCGCAAACGTGGCCCTGGCTACCGCGGTACACGGCCGCGTCTCGCGTCGGCTTGGCAAGAACACCTTCGATCGCGGAATCAAGCGCGCGCGTTTCAGCGTGCTCACCGGTGTGAAGCATCCCTCGATCCTGATCGAGTGCGGCTTCATGACCCATCAGCTGGAAGCCCGCCTGATCCATAACGAAGCTTATCGGAATGCCGTTGCCATGGGAATTTCCGAGGCAATCAAGACCTATCAGGTCGCGGTTTCCAAGAAGTCGACGACTCCTTGA